The Euzebyales bacterium genome contains the following window.
CCTCGAACGCCGCGATGGCCGCCCGACGCAGCCGGGCCGCCGTCGGCGCCGATCCCCGCCCGGGCCCGCGCTCCGAGCCACCGACAGGGTGCACCTCGCCCGCCGGCACGTCACGGCCGGCGAACGGATCCTGGGGATCGGCAGCTGCGGTCATCTCGCTTGTCATGGTATCGGCGTGGCCGCCGACCACGGGGCGGGGTCGGTCCGGCCACAGCAAGCCACGGGCGATGAGGCCGCCATCGGGTGCCTGCGGGAAGATACACTCACCCCCACTGGACTGAGGCCTGGCACTGTCGCGAGGGGCACGTCGGTGGACATGAGGGCGGCACGTGACAACTGAGCGCTCCGCGGCACTCGAGCCGACTGTCGTCGCGCACGACTTCGATCAGATCCGGCGCAACGTCGAGCGGGTCTTCGAGGGTGACGACGAGACGGTCACCCTCGCCCTGGTCACACTGCTCGCCGAGGGCCACCTGCTGATCGAGGACGTGCCCGGCGTCGGCAAGACGCTGCTCGCCCGGGCGATCGCCCGCTCCATCTCCTGCAGTGTGCGGCGCATCCAGTTCACACCCGACCTGCTGCCCAGCGACATCACCGGCGTCACCGTCTACAGCCAGCACCACGACGACTTCGAGTTCAAGCCGGGTGCAGTGTTCGCCAACCTCGTGCTCGGCGATGAGATCAACCGGGCCGGGCCCAAGACCCAGTCCGCGCTGCTCGAGGCCATGCAGGAGCGCACGGTCACCGTCGACGGCGTGACCTACGAGCTCGCCGTCCCTTTCATGGTGGTCGCGACCCAGAACCCGGTCGAGCTCGAGGGCACCTATCCGCTCCCTGAGGCGCAGCGTGACCGCTTCCTCATGCGGGTGTCGATCGGCTACCCCTCGGTCGACGAGGAGCTCGCCGTCCTGAAGGGTCACAGCCGGGGTGACCGCCTGCCGGACCTGCAGGCCGTGACCGACGCGCGGTCGATCGCGTCGATGATCACCGCGTGCACCTCTGTGCACGCTGCGCCGGCGGTACAGCGCTACATCGTCGACCTCATCCGCGCCACACGCCGCCACGACGAGGTCACCCTGGGCGCCTCGCCACGGGCCGCGGTCGGACTCCTGCGGGCCGCACGCGCCCTTGCGGCGACCGAGGGCCGCGACTTCGTCACCGCTGATGACATCAAGCGCCTGGCCGTGCCGGTGCTGGCGCACCGCATGATCCTGTCCGCCGAGGCCCAGCTGCACGACCGCACGGCTGCCACCATCCTCGGCGAGCTGCTGCAGTCCGTGCCCATCCCGTCGAGCTGATGCTGACCGCACGGGGCGTCGCGCTGTGCGGTGTCGCCGTCGCAGCTTGGACACTCGGGCGGTTCCTGGGCGTCGACGAGCTCTACGTCGTCAGCGCCGCCGCGGTGGCCATGGTCGTGCTCGCGATCGTCTCGACACGGGTGTCGAGCGCGCGGATCGCCGTGCGCCGCCACACGACCGCGCACCACACCCACCGCGACGAGCGCCTGCCGATCGAGATCGCCCTGCGCAACGACGGTCGGCTGCCAGCGTCCCTGCTGCTCGTGGAGGACCGCCGGCCCTCAGGCATCGCGGACGACGACGACACCGGGGCGCGCTTCGTCGTCCGAGGGCTGCGCCCCCGCCGGCTGGCCGAGCTGCGGTGGCACGCGATCGGGCGACGGCGCGGCCGCTACGCGATCGGCCCGGTGCGCATCCGCGTGCGCGATCCGTTCGGGTTGGCCGAGCGTTCGCGCCGCTACCGCGCCACCGACGACCTCGTCGTCTTCCCCCCGATCGAACCACTCCCATCCGGTGGGACGCGGGGGATCCGCCACGGGGCGGACACGAGCGCCTCCCAGCGTGCGTTCCACCACGGCGACGAGTTCCACACCATGCGCAACTACCTCGTCGGCGACGACCTGCGCTACGTGCACTGGCCGTCGACGGCCCACCGCGGCGAGCTGATGGTGCGCCAGCACGAGCTGCCGTGGCAGGCACGTGCAGTGGTCTACCTCGACAGCCGGACATCGGTGCACGTCGGCGTGGGCGACCGGTCGACGCTCGAGCGGGGAGTGTCCGCGGCGGCCAGCGTGCTGAGCCACCTCGACCGCCAGCGCTACGAGATCGACCTGGTCACCGGTGGCTCGCCGCCGGGCCGATCGGACGGGCGGCTCGAGAGAGCGCTCATCCGGCTCGCGGAGCTTGGGCCCGTCGCCGACGACTCGCCCGCAGCGATCCTGCGGGCCGTCGGGAAGGCGGGCAGTGGCCTGCTGGTCGCCGTCGTCCGGCCCCCGACCAGGCGTGCGGCAACGCCCGACACCGGGCGTGACGACGACCTGGCCGACCACGCGGAGGTGCGGGCGCTCCTGCAGGCCGGTCGTGGCTACCGCACACGGGTTGCGCTGATCGTCGAGCACACCGACGCCGCCCGCTGCGGGATGCTGGCGCGCCTGCTGCGCCTCGCCGGCTGGCGGACCGCCGTCGCCCCCCAGGGAACGCCACTGGCCGACGTCTGGCACCACGCCATGATCGGCGCCGACGTCGGGCGATTCGTCGGGTCACGCCGATGAGCACGCTTCTGGAACGGCCGGTCGAGGAGCGCCGAGCCCAGGCGCGGCCCGGCCGCGAACCACGCCGTAGTTCTTCCGACGTCGGCGCGACGCTCCGCGTCGCCGCGCTGGTCGTGGCGGCGATCCTGCCGTTCGGCCGGGTGTTCATCACCGGTGAGTGGTTCGTCCCCCTGCTGCTGGCCGCGCTCCTGCCCGTGGGGTTGTCGTTCGTGGCGCGACGCGTCGGCCTGCGATGGTGGACGGCGCTCGCGCTCCAGGCCGTGGCCTCCGTGTGGTACACGGCGCTGGTCCTGCTACCGTCGACCCTGTGGGGTGGGGTGATCCCCACACTGGAATCGGCCACGCTCGCGGCCCGCGTGGCCGTCATCGGTGCCGAGCGCATCGCGGTGCTGCCCGCGCCCGTCTACCCCGAGGTCCCGTTGCTGCTGCTCGCCGTTGCGGGCGTGTGGTGGGTGGCAACGAGCATCGACGTGCTCGCGCTGCGCCTGGACGCGCCGGGCAAGGCGATCATCTGCGCGACCACGCTGTGGATCGTTCCGCTCGCGATCGTGCCGAGAGGAGACGCTCCGTGGGTGCTCGCGGCGCCGTTGCTGCTCGCCGGTGCGGCGGTGATGCTCGCACAGGCCGACCGCGACTTCGTCCGCTGGGGGCCACTGGTCACGTCGAGCGCCACCGGCCGCCCCCGGCGCACCGGCCAGCGCCAGTCGTCCGGTGTCGTGCTGGCGGTCTGCGCGCTGGTCGTCGGCGTGCTGCTCGCCGGCCTGCTGCCGGGGTTCGGCGACCCGCCCTGGTACGAGCTGCGGGCACGCTCGACCACGACGCTGACCGACAACCCGATCGTCCAGCTGCGCACGAACCTCGTCGCGACGGACAGTGGCGCGGTCATGCGGGTGCGCTCGACCGAGCCGGTGTACCTGAGATCGACGGCCCTCGACACGTACTCCGACGCCGAGGTGTGGGAGACCTCCGGCATCGAGCCGCGGCCGCTCGACGACGGGTTCGTGCCGGGTGGCAGGTTCACCAACCGCCGACGCGAGGTGCGCGTGCAGGTCGTCGACGTGACCGACGGCGTGCTGGTGCCCGCGCCATCGGGCGCGGTGCTGTTCGACGCCCCTCGCGGGATCACGCCCCGCTACGACCCGCGGACGTCGACGTTCACGTTCGGCGAGGATCGGCTCCAGTCGGGCCAGCGCTACACCGTCGTGTCCAGCCGCCCCCAGCTGAACCCGGACGTGGTGGCGTCGCTCGACACGCCGGCGCCCGCGCGGCTGACGGAGCTGCCCGACTCGGTACCACCGGAGGTCGAGCAGCTCGCTCGGCGCGTCGTCGACGACGCGGGAGCGACCACGCCGTTCACCCAGGCGCTGGCGATCCAGAACGAGCTGCGGACCTGGGAGTACTCGCTGCGTCCCCCGTCCGGGCACAGCGGCGTGGCGATGCGGACCTTCCTCGAGGAGCGCGTCGGCTACTGCGAGCAGTTCGCCGGCACGATGGCCGTCATGCTGCGCACGCTCGGCATCCCCGCGCGCGTGGCCGTCGGGTTCACGCCCGGCACGGTCGATCCCGACGACCCGACGCTCTGGACCGTCAGCTGGGCCAACGCGCACGCCTGGGCCGAGGTGCGCTTCGGCGGCGAGTGGCTCGCGTTCGAGCCGACGCCGCGGTCCGACGGCAACGTGCTCGTGCCGAGCGTCAGCGACATCACCCCCGACGACACTGCGCAGGTGCCCGGCGTCACCGCCGCGGAGGGAGGCGACCCGGCCACCGCGGCGGAGTTCGACATCTTCGACGAGCGCGAGGCGCTGCAGAACCGTGCCAGCCAGGCCACGCCCGCCGGCGGCGTGATCGGCGGCAGAGCCGGCCAGGTCTCCCGCCGGCTGACCGATCCCACCCTCGTCACCGTGGTCGTGCTACTGCTGATCGCCGCCGTGCTCGTCCTGGTCGCGCTGGGCCGGCGGGCCTCGACCGTGACCGGTCCCACTGACCGGATCCTGGCGGTGCGGGACCGCATCGGGCGCCTCGGCCGCGGCCTCGGCGTGCCCGCGCCGGCGTGGGAGACCGATCGCGAGTACCTCGCACGGCTCGCGCCGGACACCGGGTACGCGCGCGAGCTGGCGGCCGCCGTGACCACGGCGCGCTACGCGGCGTCGGTCGACGGCGAGGTCGCGGACCGTGCCGAGCGCGCCGGTGAGGCGCTGAGCGCCGAGCTGCTGGCGGACCGACCGCGATGGCAGCGTACGCTGATCCGCCTGCGCGGCGACATGGTCGCCGGGTGGCGGCGGGTCCGCCGCGTGGCGGCCCGCCGGAGCTGAGTCCGGTCAGCCGGTCAGCGGTCGAGTTCGTCCCGGCGCCGACGGTCCTGGAAGTAGCGGTCGAGGCCCTCGCGCAGCTGCCCGCCGAGCTTGTTGGTCTGCTGCTGCCCCAGCTGCTTGAGCGTCTGCCCGCCGTACACAGCGGTCGCCAACATGATCACGAACCCGGCGACGCCGAACCACAGGTTGACCGCGAAGAACAGCATCACGATGAACCCGAGGACGAACCCGGCCGCGGCGAGCTTGACGCGGCGCCGTGCTTCCGACGATACCGTCTTGGTGCCGACGACCTTCGCAAGCTTGGGATCGTCCTCACGCAATCGCGCTTCGATGTCGCTGAGGATCTGCCGCTCGCGATCCGAGAGGGCCATCGCGCCTCCGTCGATCTTTCACCCGGTCAATCCGTATTGTTGCCCACAACGGTGCCACGCGCACCAGAATCTGCAGCACCGCGACCAACTTCCCGGTCGAAAGGCCCGGGATCGTGAGGCGTCACGTCCCCCCATGTGACAGGTCATCCCGCGACGGAGAGCGGTTCACGCGACCGGCACGGCCGAGCAGTGCCCCGCGGGTCAGCGCGGCATCGCCGAACTGCGCCCTGACACGATCGGCGACCCGTTCGGCGTCCTCCCACCGGGAGGACTGGAACATGTCGAGCTGGACCCCCGCTCCTCCCCCGACGAGTCCGGTGGCGCCGACGCCGAGCAGACGGACGCGCTGACCGGGCGACCAGGCGGTCATGAGCAGCGCCGTGGCGACCGGGTACAGCTGGCCGGCCTCGGCGGTCGGGACATCCAGCGTGCGCGAGCGGGTCCGCGTCACGAACACGGCGTCGCGCACCTTGAGCGTCACCGTCCGGGCACGCACGTCGGCGTCGCGCAGGCGCCGTGCGACCCGCTCGCACAGGTCGAGCAGCGCGCGCTGCAGATCGTCGGGCCGCACCAGGTCGGTCGCGAACGTCTCCTCGGCGCTCAGCCCCTTGGGCTCGACGTCGCTGTGCACCGCGCGGCGGTCGATCCCGTGGGCCAGCGCGCGCAGGTTGGCCGCGGCCGCCCGACCGACCAGTCGGGCGAGCGTGCGCTCGTCCACGGCGCGCAGGTCGCCGACGCGGCGGATGCCGGACGACGCGAGTCGCTGGGCGGTCCGGTCCCCCACGCCCCACAGCTCGGTGACCGGCAGGTCCGCGAGGAACCCGGTGACGTCCGCGGCGGGCAGGTGCAGCAACCCGTCGGGCTTGGCCGTCCTGCTGCACAGCTTGGCGAGGAACTTGTTCGGTGCGACCCCGACGCTGGCAGGCAGGCCCAGCTCGTCGGCGATGCGCGCCCGCAGCAGCACAGCGATCTCGACCGGCGTGCCGAGCAGCCGCACGCTGCCGCCCACGTCGAGGAAGGCCTCGTCGAGCGCGAGGGGCTCGACCAGTGGGGTCACCGATCGGAAGATCTCCCCGAGCGCCGCCGAGACCTCGCGGTACACGTCGAACCGCGGCGCGATGACGACGGCCGACGGGCAGCGCCGCAACGCCTGCGACACCGGCATCGCCGACGTCACGCCGTACCGCCGGGCCTCATAGGAGGCGCTCGCCACGACGCCACGAGCGCCGGTGCCGCCAACCATCAGCGGACGGCCACGCAACCGCGGGTCGTCCCGGGCCTCGACCGCCGCATAGAACGCATCCATGTCGACGTGCAGGATCGGCTCCTGCGGCTGCGCGTGGCGCTGACCCACTGGGTTTGGTCCGGACGGATGCTGGTTCGCTGGAAGCCTACCGGCAAAGGGCATGGGCAGGCCGACACATGGCGTCGGGGTC
Protein-coding sequences here:
- a CDS encoding MoxR family ATPase; protein product: MTTERSAALEPTVVAHDFDQIRRNVERVFEGDDETVTLALVTLLAEGHLLIEDVPGVGKTLLARAIARSISCSVRRIQFTPDLLPSDITGVTVYSQHHDDFEFKPGAVFANLVLGDEINRAGPKTQSALLEAMQERTVTVDGVTYELAVPFMVVATQNPVELEGTYPLPEAQRDRFLMRVSIGYPSVDEELAVLKGHSRGDRLPDLQAVTDARSIASMITACTSVHAAPAVQRYIVDLIRATRRHDEVTLGASPRAAVGLLRAARALAATEGRDFVTADDIKRLAVPVLAHRMILSAEAQLHDRTAATILGELLQSVPIPSS
- a CDS encoding DNA polymerase IV is translated as MGQRHAQPQEPILHVDMDAFYAAVEARDDPRLRGRPLMVGGTGARGVVASASYEARRYGVTSAMPVSQALRRCPSAVVIAPRFDVYREVSAALGEIFRSVTPLVEPLALDEAFLDVGGSVRLLGTPVEIAVLLRARIADELGLPASVGVAPNKFLAKLCSRTAKPDGLLHLPAADVTGFLADLPVTELWGVGDRTAQRLASSGIRRVGDLRAVDERTLARLVGRAAAANLRALAHGIDRRAVHSDVEPKGLSAEETFATDLVRPDDLQRALLDLCERVARRLRDADVRARTVTLKVRDAVFVTRTRSRTLDVPTAEAGQLYPVATALLMTAWSPGQRVRLLGVGATGLVGGGAGVQLDMFQSSRWEDAERVADRVRAQFGDAALTRGALLGRAGRVNRSPSRDDLSHGGT
- a CDS encoding transglutaminaseTgpA domain-containing protein; translation: MSTLLERPVEERRAQARPGREPRRSSSDVGATLRVAALVVAAILPFGRVFITGEWFVPLLLAALLPVGLSFVARRVGLRWWTALALQAVASVWYTALVLLPSTLWGGVIPTLESATLAARVAVIGAERIAVLPAPVYPEVPLLLLAVAGVWWVATSIDVLALRLDAPGKAIICATTLWIVPLAIVPRGDAPWVLAAPLLLAGAAVMLAQADRDFVRWGPLVTSSATGRPRRTGQRQSSGVVLAVCALVVGVLLAGLLPGFGDPPWYELRARSTTTLTDNPIVQLRTNLVATDSGAVMRVRSTEPVYLRSTALDTYSDAEVWETSGIEPRPLDDGFVPGGRFTNRRREVRVQVVDVTDGVLVPAPSGAVLFDAPRGITPRYDPRTSTFTFGEDRLQSGQRYTVVSSRPQLNPDVVASLDTPAPARLTELPDSVPPEVEQLARRVVDDAGATTPFTQALAIQNELRTWEYSLRPPSGHSGVAMRTFLEERVGYCEQFAGTMAVMLRTLGIPARVAVGFTPGTVDPDDPTLWTVSWANAHAWAEVRFGGEWLAFEPTPRSDGNVLVPSVSDITPDDTAQVPGVTAAEGGDPATAAEFDIFDEREALQNRASQATPAGGVIGGRAGQVSRRLTDPTLVTVVVLLLIAAVLVLVALGRRASTVTGPTDRILAVRDRIGRLGRGLGVPAPAWETDREYLARLAPDTGYARELAAAVTTARYAASVDGEVADRAERAGEALSAELLADRPRWQRTLIRLRGDMVAGWRRVRRVAARRS
- a CDS encoding DUF3040 domain-containing protein — protein: MALSDRERQILSDIEARLREDDPKLAKVVGTKTVSSEARRRVKLAAAGFVLGFIVMLFFAVNLWFGVAGFVIMLATAVYGGQTLKQLGQQQTNKLGGQLREGLDRYFQDRRRRDELDR
- a CDS encoding DUF58 domain-containing protein, with product MLTARGVALCGVAVAAWTLGRFLGVDELYVVSAAAVAMVVLAIVSTRVSSARIAVRRHTTAHHTHRDERLPIEIALRNDGRLPASLLLVEDRRPSGIADDDDTGARFVVRGLRPRRLAELRWHAIGRRRGRYAIGPVRIRVRDPFGLAERSRRYRATDDLVVFPPIEPLPSGGTRGIRHGADTSASQRAFHHGDEFHTMRNYLVGDDLRYVHWPSTAHRGELMVRQHELPWQARAVVYLDSRTSVHVGVGDRSTLERGVSAAASVLSHLDRQRYEIDLVTGGSPPGRSDGRLERALIRLAELGPVADDSPAAILRAVGKAGSGLLVAVVRPPTRRAATPDTGRDDDLADHAEVRALLQAGRGYRTRVALIVEHTDAARCGMLARLLRLAGWRTAVAPQGTPLADVWHHAMIGADVGRFVGSRR